One part of the Acidobacteriota bacterium genome encodes these proteins:
- a CDS encoding peptidoglycan DD-metalloendopeptidase family protein: MAAACVLLVAATGAQVPSDKARADELARRATARIRALQREADSLAAHERTLLDQLRRLEVQRDLRAEQYAQGERDLAGIQHDLGAIVTRIDQFEARAAAQAAVLSSRMVELYKLGKAGYARLLLSVDDLREAGRAYRFVSALQQLDRQRVAEHDRTLADLRRDRASLEDRRRQLLMVQEQVSASKAAAAGAATAQAALIRQIDQRRDLAAQLMGELQVAQQKLQQQVAGFEQGGRAGEAAGPLALPLRPFRGDLDWPLDGRVLAPFGQQFAQPRPGTTGISNGIRIGAAPGAPVHVIHEGTVVFAEPFTGFGNLVIVDHGGQAWTMYGTLSTMTVSAGTRVIRGQSVGSAGTSPDGVASIYFELRVDGKAVDPLQWLRKK; the protein is encoded by the coding sequence GTGGCGGCGGCGTGCGTCCTGCTGGTCGCCGCCACCGGCGCGCAGGTCCCGTCCGACAAGGCGCGCGCGGACGAACTGGCCAGGCGGGCCACCGCGCGCATCAGGGCCCTGCAACGTGAGGCGGACTCGCTCGCGGCGCACGAACGTACGCTGCTCGACCAGTTGCGCCGGCTCGAAGTCCAGCGCGATCTGCGGGCTGAGCAATACGCGCAAGGGGAACGGGACCTCGCGGGCATCCAGCACGATCTGGGCGCGATCGTGACACGGATCGATCAGTTCGAGGCGCGGGCGGCCGCGCAGGCGGCGGTGCTGTCGTCGCGGATGGTCGAGTTGTACAAACTCGGCAAGGCGGGCTACGCTCGGCTGCTGCTCAGCGTGGATGACCTGCGTGAGGCAGGCCGCGCCTATCGCTTCGTCTCGGCGCTGCAGCAACTGGACCGGCAGCGCGTGGCCGAGCACGACCGCACGCTCGCGGACCTGCGGCGCGACCGGGCCTCGCTTGAAGACCGGCGACGGCAGCTCCTTATGGTCCAGGAACAGGTGAGCGCCTCCAAGGCCGCGGCCGCCGGGGCCGCGACGGCACAGGCCGCGCTGATTCGGCAGATCGATCAGCGCCGCGATCTCGCCGCCCAGTTGATGGGCGAACTCCAGGTGGCTCAGCAGAAACTCCAGCAGCAGGTGGCCGGCTTCGAGCAGGGCGGCCGCGCGGGCGAGGCGGCCGGCCCGCTCGCCTTGCCCCTCCGCCCGTTCCGCGGTGACCTCGACTGGCCGCTCGACGGGCGCGTGCTCGCGCCGTTCGGTCAGCAGTTCGCTCAGCCGCGGCCCGGGACCACCGGCATCAGCAACGGCATCCGCATCGGGGCGGCTCCGGGTGCGCCGGTGCACGTCATTCACGAGGGCACCGTGGTGTTCGCCGAGCCGTTCACCGGATTTGGTAACCTCGTGATCGTCGACCACGGGGGGCAGGCGTGGACCATGTACGGCACCCTGTCGACGATGACGGTATCGGCCGGCACCCGCGTGATCAGGGGCCAGAGCGTGGGCTCAGCGGGCACGTCACCCGATGGCGTGGCGTCGATCTATTTCGAACTGCGCGTCGACGGCAAGGCGGTCGATCCGCTACAATGGCTCAGGAAGAAGTAA